A genomic segment from Lutibacter sp. A80 encodes:
- a CDS encoding choice-of-anchor J domain-containing protein, whose translation MKKLIYIMMVLGLVFTSCDPMDDIYSAIDAQEEVIVGDVELILTDDDYDELGVDGGFSTLDEVKTLMPNYLSDLYPVWGDGSSAIIHYKMKDGLSNLPEVVELTNAESYYLANSDYPMGGSNAIGFFPNEDPLEYIGDILEANIPSPEEGDIILTTYKQYVGEVTTGLSDYYEASFNGDLSGFEAINVMGSKDWYASSYGDYEYAKISAYGDGQNEDWLISPEIDLTDQTNASFQINQAAPFINGDWDLISVLVSTDYTTGSDHTAATWDELTIETMPSGEDYDYDYVLSELVDLSAYNGESIHVAFKYIATDSTAPTWQIDFAVIKVPGIEGTTDSKGTYFQYTNGSWEAMEGVYYLSTSDYNSMGTESGTPGRYDNFDSTIIPENYLPTFLSKMDSYAQEEDNLIVMYKYYAGTTSVKGNLYTVVDGEWTANDPVTQFGHDGNNWVPDNTIKYTFTQADYDSLGTEYGFPGYYDNFDVREGTDNYESPESILAYINTVLLNNFPGMAEGQKFAVLYDVYSGTAEVWEMRVVLSGGVYVLQ comes from the coding sequence ATGAAAAAATTAATTTATATAATGATGGTTTTAGGCTTGGTGTTTACAAGCTGTGACCCAATGGATGATATTTATTCAGCTATTGATGCTCAAGAAGAAGTAATAGTTGGTGATGTTGAATTAATACTTACTGATGATGATTATGATGAACTTGGAGTTGATGGCGGTTTCTCTACTCTTGATGAAGTAAAAACTTTAATGCCAAATTACTTAAGCGACTTATACCCTGTTTGGGGTGATGGTTCCTCTGCAATTATTCATTACAAAATGAAAGATGGTTTAAGCAACCTTCCTGAAGTTGTTGAACTTACAAATGCAGAATCATACTATTTAGCAAATTCAGATTACCCAATGGGAGGAAGCAATGCTATTGGATTTTTCCCAAATGAAGACCCATTAGAATACATAGGGGATATTTTAGAAGCTAACATTCCATCACCTGAAGAAGGTGACATTATATTAACAACTTACAAACAATATGTAGGTGAAGTTACTACTGGTCTTTCTGACTATTACGAAGCTTCTTTTAATGGTGATCTTAGTGGTTTTGAAGCTATAAATGTAATGGGATCTAAAGATTGGTATGCTAGTAGCTACGGAGATTACGAATATGCTAAAATATCTGCTTATGGAGATGGTCAAAACGAAGATTGGTTAATTTCTCCAGAAATTGATTTAACAGATCAAACAAATGCAAGTTTTCAAATAAACCAAGCTGCTCCATTTATAAATGGAGATTGGGATTTAATTAGTGTATTAGTTTCAACTGATTATACTACTGGAAGTGATCATACTGCTGCTACTTGGGATGAACTTACTATTGAAACTATGCCTTCTGGAGAAGATTATGACTATGATTATGTATTATCTGAATTAGTTGATTTATCAGCTTATAATGGTGAATCTATACATGTAGCTTTTAAATATATTGCTACAGATTCAACTGCTCCAACTTGGCAAATTGATTTTGCAGTAATCAAAGTTCCTGGAATTGAAGGAACAACAGATTCTAAAGGAACATATTTTCAATATACTAATGGTTCTTGGGAAGCAATGGAAGGAGTTTACTATTTAAGTACTTCTGACTACAATTCAATGGGAACTGAATCAGGAACTCCTGGTAGATATGATAATTTTGATAGTACTATTATCCCTGAAAACTACTTACCAACTTTCTTGAGTAAAATGGATTCTTATGCACAAGAAGAAGACAATTTAATTGTTATGTACAAATATTATGCTGGAACAACATCTGTTAAAGGTAACTTGTACACTGTTGTTGACGGTGAATGGACTGCAAACGATCCTGTTACACAATTTGGACACGATGGTAATAATTGGGTTCCAGACAACACAATAAAGTATACTTTTACGCAAGCAGATTATGATTCTTTAGGAACTGAATATGGATTTCCTGGTTACTACGATAATTTTGATGTAAGAGAAGGTACTGATAATTATGAAAGCCCTGAATCTATATTAGCATATATTAATACAGTACTTTTAAATAACTTCCCTGGAATGGCTGAAGGACAAAAATTTGCTGTTCTATATGATGTATATTCAGGTACTGCAGAAGTATGGGAAATGAGAGTTGTTTTAAGTGGTGGTGTTTATGTACTACAATAG